One Pseudomonadota bacterium DNA window includes the following coding sequences:
- a CDS encoding sigma-54 dependent transcriptional regulator, with amino-acid sequence MAEKILIVDDEKSILESLEGILTDEGFSTVISDSAEEGLKIIDTEQIDLVLLDIWMPGMDGLTALEEIKQREPLLPVIMISGHGSIETAVRATKLGAFDFIEKPPSYDKIVVAVKNGLRMSHLAEENEILRAKSRAKPRLTGNSQAVKELKKQIEKVAPTSSWVLIHGEHGTGKEVVAQAIHQMSAYADKPMVELNCAAIPEELIESELFGHEKGAFTGAAASRRGKFDQADGGMLFLDEIGDMSIKTQAKILRILQEQKFERVGGGKTISVEVRVLAATNKDLEKEIEKGNFRADLFYRLNVVPIEVPPLRERASDIPQLVDEFLAIMARKGLGEKKMAPDALKSLQAHSWPGNVRELRNFVERAVIMTSGEMISGMEVDSLLAPPEMSAATDNGDDTGDFTLDSNFREARKKFEKEYLETRLAANNGNISKTSEEIGLERSHLHKKLKNLGIVS; translated from the coding sequence ATGGCAGAGAAAATACTGATTGTTGACGATGAAAAAAGCATTCTCGAATCACTCGAAGGAATCCTGACGGATGAGGGATTTTCCACCGTAATCAGCGACTCGGCGGAAGAGGGGCTCAAGATTATCGATACCGAGCAGATTGATCTGGTGCTCCTCGATATCTGGATGCCTGGCATGGACGGCCTTACTGCGCTGGAAGAGATCAAGCAGAGGGAGCCGCTTCTTCCCGTGATCATGATATCCGGGCATGGCAGTATCGAAACCGCTGTCCGGGCAACGAAATTGGGAGCCTTTGATTTTATCGAAAAGCCTCCTTCATACGACAAGATTGTGGTTGCGGTCAAAAACGGCCTGCGGATGTCGCATCTTGCCGAAGAAAACGAGATCCTTCGCGCAAAGAGCCGGGCGAAACCGCGCCTGACCGGAAACTCCCAGGCGGTGAAGGAGCTTAAAAAGCAGATCGAGAAAGTCGCTCCCACCTCCTCATGGGTTCTGATCCACGGTGAACACGGCACCGGCAAAGAGGTGGTCGCCCAGGCAATTCACCAGATGTCCGCCTATGCCGACAAGCCGATGGTTGAGCTGAACTGTGCGGCAATCCCGGAAGAGCTGATCGAAAGTGAACTGTTCGGTCATGAAAAGGGGGCCTTCACCGGGGCTGCGGCAAGCCGTCGCGGTAAATTCGATCAGGCGGACGGCGGGATGCTCTTCCTTGACGAGATCGGGGACATGAGTATCAAAACCCAGGCGAAGATTCTGCGGATCCTTCAGGAGCAGAAGTTTGAGAGGGTCGGCGGCGGTAAGACCATCTCCGTTGAGGTCAGGGTGCTGGCCGCCACCAATAAGGATCTGGAGAAGGAGATCGAAAAGGGGAATTTTCGCGCCGATCTTTTCTACCGGCTGAACGTTGTTCCGATCGAAGTGCCCCCGTTGCGGGAGAGGGCTTCGGACATTCCCCAGCTGGTCGATGAGTTCCTGGCGATTATGGCCCGAAAGGGGCTCGGAGAGAAGAAGATGGCTCCCGATGCCCTGAAGAGTCTGCAGGCACATAGCTGGCCGGGAAATGTACGTGAACTGCGGAATTTTGTTGAGCGGGCGGTTATCATGACCTCGGGAGAAATGATCTCGGGAATGGAAGTGGACTCGCTTCTCGCCCCCCCGGAGATGTCGGCGGCAACCGATAACGGAGACGACACCGGAGATTTTACCCTTGACAGCAACTTCAGGGAGGCCAGGAAGAAATTTGAAAAGGAATATCTTGAAACCCGTCTTGCGGCCAACAACGGGAACATCAGCAAGACCTCCGAGGAGATCGGGCTTGAACGCAGTCATCTCCATAAAAAGTTGAAGAACCTTGGCATTGTCAGTTGA
- a CDS encoding AAA family ATPase has protein sequence MVKNSLPSQKELEKEISDYLSEKYGSNVKIISTGMFPEPARQQEDSPPKVIADDDEIFKFRIRPEELVAYLDEYVIRQDEAKAVLATKICTHFNRIRYAMENGGLDRQSVGQVKSNVLLIGPTGVGKTFLIKLIARKLGVPFVKGDATKFSETGYVGGDVEDLVRDLARQADGDLEKARFGIIYVDEIDKIAASPNRIGHDVSRTGVQRALLKPMEDTDVDLKVPHDPISQLEAMEYYRTHGKREKLSVNTKNILFIMSGAFNTLDEIVRKRVGKQSIGFESTVTSRKDDARFLKQVKAEDLIEFGFESEFVGRLPVVTVLDQLSEEDLFQVLMNPNSAVVVGKKQDFRSYGIKVIFEEEALREIAAMAVGEKTGARGLLSVMEKIMLPFEKKLPSTDINFLVVSAQMVKDPKGSLAALLGDPDLKASHRERYQVLAAAEYDKLVAFLKASRADCFLRPEISVSEERFRIMARMCQNDNLDSNDACEMLLDLVSYIWECEGEYSHDGFSVSFSEEAIDRILARLPRNRKAVKAICDGVVKTCEYGLRLLSQKKDVHEVVIPAEGIDDPEKFINALVENKFKL, from the coding sequence ATGGTAAAAAACAGCCTCCCCAGCCAGAAAGAACTCGAAAAAGAGATCAGCGACTATCTGTCTGAGAAGTACGGCAGCAATGTCAAGATTATCTCAACGGGAATGTTTCCCGAGCCGGCCCGGCAGCAGGAGGATTCTCCGCCGAAGGTAATTGCCGATGACGATGAGATCTTCAAGTTCCGGATCAGGCCCGAGGAACTCGTTGCCTATCTTGACGAGTATGTCATCCGCCAGGATGAGGCGAAGGCGGTTCTGGCCACTAAAATTTGCACCCATTTCAACAGAATCCGTTATGCCATGGAAAATGGCGGGCTTGATCGCCAGAGTGTCGGCCAGGTGAAAAGCAATGTCCTTCTGATCGGACCCACCGGGGTCGGCAAGACTTTTCTGATCAAGCTCATTGCCCGGAAACTGGGGGTCCCGTTCGTGAAGGGTGACGCCACCAAGTTCAGTGAAACCGGATATGTCGGGGGGGATGTTGAGGACCTGGTCCGGGATCTGGCCAGGCAGGCGGACGGCGATCTCGAAAAGGCGAGATTCGGCATTATCTATGTCGATGAGATCGACAAGATCGCGGCCAGTCCGAATCGCATCGGTCATGATGTCTCCAGGACCGGGGTGCAGAGGGCGCTCCTGAAACCCATGGAGGATACCGATGTTGATCTGAAGGTTCCCCACGATCCCATCTCCCAGCTCGAGGCCATGGAATATTACCGGACCCATGGCAAGAGAGAAAAGTTGTCGGTCAACACCAAGAATATCCTCTTTATCATGAGCGGGGCCTTCAATACCCTGGATGAAATAGTCAGAAAACGGGTCGGGAAACAATCGATAGGTTTTGAGAGCACGGTCACCTCCAGGAAGGATGATGCCCGGTTTCTGAAGCAGGTCAAGGCCGAAGACCTGATCGAGTTCGGTTTCGAGAGCGAGTTCGTCGGTCGTCTGCCGGTGGTTACGGTGCTGGATCAGTTGAGCGAGGAAGATCTTTTTCAGGTTCTGATGAACCCGAACAGTGCGGTGGTGGTCGGCAAGAAGCAGGATTTCAGATCATACGGGATAAAAGTCATTTTCGAAGAGGAGGCGTTGCGCGAGATTGCCGCGATGGCGGTTGGTGAGAAAACCGGCGCCCGTGGGCTCTTAAGTGTGATGGAAAAGATCATGCTGCCCTTCGAGAAGAAGCTGCCCTCCACCGATATCAATTTTCTGGTGGTGTCGGCGCAAATGGTGAAGGACCCGAAGGGTTCTTTGGCTGCCCTTCTTGGTGATCCTGACCTGAAAGCTTCCCACCGGGAACGCTACCAGGTTCTGGCCGCGGCGGAGTATGACAAGCTTGTTGCTTTTCTCAAAGCCTCCCGCGCGGACTGTTTCCTCCGGCCGGAGATTTCCGTTTCAGAGGAAAGATTCAGGATTATGGCCAGAATGTGCCAGAACGACAACCTTGATTCCAACGACGCCTGCGAGATGCTCTTGGATCTGGTCAGCTATATCTGGGAGTGTGAAGGGGAATACAGTCATGACGGCTTTTCCGTCTCTTTCAGCGAGGAGGCCATCGATAGAATTCTTGCCCGATTGCCGAGGAACAGAAAGGCGGTGAAGGCAATCTGCGACGGGGTTGTCAAAACCTGTGAGTACGGGCTGAGGCTGTTGAGCCAGAAGAAGGATGTCCATGAAGTCGTGATCCCCGCCGAGGGGATCGATGATCCGGAGAAATTTATCAACGCGCTTGTTGAAAATAAATTCAAATTGTAA
- the hemB gene encoding porphobilinogen synthase produces MVFPEYRPRRLRKNEVLRSLIRETTLSADHLIYPLFIQPGKKVKDEVSSMPGVFRLSVDQLAAEAKECMALGVNNLILFGLPEKKDAVGSGAHAKDGIIQRAIKELKNKAPEINVITDVCLCEYTDHGHCGIIIDNEVDNDSTLEVLAHTALSHVEAGADMVAPSDMMDGRVAEIRGALDEHNFHHIPIMSYAVKYASSFYGPFRDAADGAPQFGDRRGYQMDPANKREGLREATLDVEEGADILMVKPAVAYLDIVAMLREEFDLPIAAYHVSGEYAMIKAAAANGWIDGDKVMYETLLSIRRAGADIILTYFAKEAARYLREK; encoded by the coding sequence ATGGTCTTTCCAGAATACCGGCCGCGCCGCCTCAGGAAGAATGAAGTGTTGAGGTCGCTGATCCGGGAAACAACCCTGTCCGCCGATCACCTGATCTATCCGCTGTTTATCCAGCCGGGCAAAAAGGTGAAGGATGAAGTGAGTTCGATGCCGGGCGTCTTCCGTCTTTCGGTCGATCAGCTCGCTGCGGAGGCGAAGGAGTGCATGGCGCTCGGAGTCAACAATCTCATTCTCTTCGGGTTGCCGGAGAAAAAGGACGCGGTCGGGTCCGGCGCGCATGCCAAGGACGGCATCATCCAGAGGGCGATCAAAGAGCTGAAAAACAAGGCGCCTGAGATCAATGTGATCACCGATGTCTGCCTCTGTGAATATACCGATCACGGCCATTGCGGGATCATCATCGACAACGAGGTCGATAACGACTCGACCCTCGAGGTCCTGGCCCATACCGCGCTCTCCCATGTGGAAGCGGGCGCCGACATGGTGGCCCCGTCGGACATGATGGACGGTCGGGTGGCCGAGATCCGGGGCGCTCTCGACGAGCACAATTTCCATCATATCCCGATCATGTCGTATGCGGTAAAGTATGCCTCCTCTTTTTACGGACCGTTCCGTGACGCCGCCGATGGCGCCCCTCAGTTCGGTGACCGCCGCGGTTACCAGATGGACCCGGCCAACAAGCGGGAGGGGCTGCGAGAGGCGACCCTTGATGTCGAAGAGGGCGCCGATATCCTGATGGTCAAGCCGGCGGTCGCCTACCTTGATATCGTTGCCATGCTCCGCGAGGAGTTCGACCTGCCGATTGCCGCATACCATGTGAGCGGTGAGTACGCGATGATCAAGGCCGCCGCCGCCAACGGCTGGATCGACGGCGACAAGGTGATGTATGAAACCTTGCTCAGCATCCGGAGGGCGGGGGCGGACATTATCCTCACCTATTTTGCCAAGGAAGCGGCCCGGTACCTCAGGGAAAAGTGA
- a CDS encoding FumA C-terminus/TtdB family hydratase beta subunit: MAEFKFTPTFDLGEDRTTYRLLRTEGVSVLEVGGRRILRVDPDCLRELARQAFTDSAFFLRASHLDQLAAIVTDGGATENDRYVARNLLHNAIYSADGILPMCQDTGTAIIVARKGELVWTSADDREHLSHGVYDAFTRENLRYSQMAPLSMFEEVNTGDNLPAQIDIYASEGDEYRFLFIAKGGGSANKTFFYQETKSLLNVESLTAFLKDKLPTLGTAACPPYHLAVAVGGTSAEANLKAVKLASARYYDSLPVSGSPGGRAYRDLEWEEKVLEIAKNTGIGAQFGGSHFCHDVRVIRMPRHAASNPVSIAVSCSADRNIKGKITKDGVFLEQLDRNPGRYGELVTGAASTPVGINLDRPMAEVLHQLSGYPVGTLLHLSGTLVVARDIAHARISSNLKKGQPMPSYFKDHPVYYAGPAKTPQGMVSGSFGPTTAGRMDVYVDRFQSLGGSMIMIAKGNRSKQVSEACRLHGGFYLGSVGGAGASLAKDCITDIKVVDFEDLGMEAVRMIRVKDFPAFIICDDKGNDLFARIV; this comes from the coding sequence ATGGCGGAATTCAAATTCACCCCAACCTTTGACCTCGGTGAAGACAGGACCACGTACCGGCTCCTCCGCACGGAGGGGGTGTCGGTGCTGGAAGTCGGCGGGCGGCGGATTCTGCGGGTGGACCCTGATTGTCTGCGCGAGTTGGCCCGGCAGGCCTTTACCGATTCTGCCTTTTTTCTTCGCGCCTCGCATCTGGACCAGCTGGCAGCGATCGTCACCGATGGCGGGGCAACGGAGAATGACCGCTACGTCGCCAGAAATCTTCTGCATAACGCGATTTACTCGGCAGACGGCATCCTGCCGATGTGCCAGGACACCGGCACCGCGATCATTGTCGCCCGGAAAGGCGAACTGGTCTGGACCTCGGCCGACGACCGCGAACATCTTTCCCACGGCGTGTATGATGCGTTTACCCGGGAAAACCTCCGCTATTCGCAGATGGCGCCGCTGTCGATGTTTGAAGAGGTCAACACCGGCGATAACCTGCCGGCCCAGATCGATATCTATGCCTCGGAAGGGGATGAGTACCGGTTTCTTTTCATCGCCAAGGGCGGCGGTTCGGCCAACAAGACCTTTTTCTATCAGGAAACCAAATCTCTCTTAAATGTCGAGTCCCTGACCGCATTTTTGAAAGATAAACTGCCGACTCTAGGAACCGCTGCCTGCCCCCCCTACCATCTGGCGGTTGCGGTGGGCGGCACCTCCGCCGAAGCGAATCTCAAGGCGGTGAAGCTGGCTTCGGCCAGGTATTATGACAGTCTGCCGGTTTCCGGCTCTCCCGGAGGTCGTGCTTATCGCGATCTTGAGTGGGAGGAAAAGGTTCTGGAGATCGCAAAAAATACCGGGATCGGTGCCCAGTTCGGCGGCAGTCACTTCTGCCATGACGTGCGGGTGATCAGAATGCCCCGGCATGCCGCATCGAACCCGGTCAGTATCGCGGTGAGCTGCAGCGCCGACCGGAACATCAAGGGCAAGATCACCAAAGACGGGGTGTTCCTGGAGCAGCTCGACCGGAATCCGGGCCGATACGGGGAACTGGTGACCGGCGCTGCCAGTACTCCGGTCGGGATCAATCTTGACCGGCCGATGGCGGAGGTGCTTCACCAGCTGAGCGGGTATCCGGTCGGGACCCTGCTCCATCTTTCCGGAACCCTGGTGGTGGCGAGGGACATCGCCCATGCCCGGATCAGCAGCAACCTGAAAAAGGGGCAGCCGATGCCTTCTTATTTCAAGGATCACCCGGTCTACTATGCCGGACCGGCCAAAACCCCGCAGGGCATGGTGTCCGGCAGTTTCGGGCCGACCACCGCCGGCAGGATGGATGTGTATGTCGACCGGTTTCAGTCCCTCGGCGGATCGATGATCATGATCGCCAAGGGAAACCGGTCGAAACAGGTTTCTGAAGCATGCCGCCTGCATGGCGGATTTTATCTGGGTTCGGTCGGCGGGGCAGGGG
- a CDS encoding HAMP domain-containing protein, which yields MLNSETEMNRTQYLIQRDVRKRRRIWLAIVACLCFLPVLTYIETRFSGLGEVPFPVSGNVLVFTIININVLLLLLVVFLVLRNLVQMVFERRKNILGSRLRSKMVVSFVSLSLVPTGLLFFISLQFVSTSMDYWFNIKVERSLQESLNIARDVYDKAKEQVRVQGGSIAVRLESQIYQQLIAQHLDLFLKDISESHGLTGLELLSDQRLPLVRVFAKGIEKDRVPELPPDMLRKALEGEKDQVAIQAVEAGELIRGLMPVTLGPETDKRTNVLVTSLLIPRERLQAMNVISGGLEGYRQLMILKNPLKTSLLVVLLIVTLLIVFSAVWFGFYVARGLTGPIDKLAEATRRVADGYLDFVVEKESGDEMGTLVDSFNHMTRDLLISKRQLEMVNLALQDSYLELETRQQYTETILQNVAAGVISLDESGKVTTINRFAEELLKIERHKFVGKDYRALLRPDHQEIIQGLFKELVASGKTTIQRPIRISFDEETFSLRVNLTQLKDENNRNLGIVLVFDNLTELEKAQRMAAWREVARRIAHEVKNPLTPIQLSAQRLRKRYLEKLAGEGDVFDSCTRTIVNQVDELKRLVSEFSSFARMPAVQKSMNNLREMAREVFVFYQEAHKDIAFDFICHSEPPVFSFDQKQLKRALINLMDNAVAAVPPADGRIEIEISYDSKDNHAFLSVADNGKGVPDEDKLRLFEPYFSTKKSGTGLGLAISSTIVSDHDGYIRVRDNEPVGSRFVIELPVVKG from the coding sequence ATGTTGAATTCAGAAACTGAGATGAACCGGACCCAGTACCTGATCCAGCGCGACGTCAGAAAGCGGCGCCGGATCTGGCTCGCGATTGTGGCCTGCCTCTGTTTCCTGCCGGTCCTGACCTATATTGAGACCAGGTTTTCCGGCCTTGGCGAAGTTCCTTTCCCGGTCAGCGGCAACGTGCTGGTTTTCACGATCATCAATATCAACGTTCTCCTGTTGCTGCTTGTGGTGTTCCTGGTCCTGCGCAACCTGGTCCAGATGGTTTTTGAAAGACGCAAGAATATCCTCGGCAGCAGATTGCGGAGCAAGATGGTTGTCTCGTTTGTTTCCCTGTCGCTTGTCCCCACCGGGCTTCTCTTTTTCATTTCCCTGCAGTTCGTCTCAACCAGTATGGACTACTGGTTCAATATCAAGGTTGAACGTTCGCTGCAGGAATCGTTGAATATTGCTCGGGACGTTTATGACAAGGCCAAGGAGCAGGTCAGGGTGCAGGGCGGTTCGATCGCGGTGCGTCTCGAGTCCCAGATCTACCAGCAATTGATCGCGCAGCACCTCGATCTTTTCCTGAAGGACATTTCCGAGAGTCATGGGCTTACCGGACTCGAACTCCTCTCCGACCAGAGATTGCCGCTGGTCAGAGTGTTTGCCAAAGGAATCGAAAAGGACCGGGTTCCTGAGCTGCCACCCGATATGTTGCGCAAGGCGCTTGAAGGGGAAAAGGATCAGGTGGCGATCCAGGCCGTTGAGGCCGGAGAGCTGATCCGGGGGCTGATGCCGGTCACCCTTGGTCCGGAAACGGATAAACGCACCAATGTGCTGGTGACATCGCTTCTGATTCCGAGGGAGCGTCTTCAGGCCATGAACGTCATCTCGGGCGGTCTCGAAGGGTACCGTCAGCTGATGATCCTGAAAAACCCGCTGAAAACGAGTCTGCTGGTAGTGCTGCTGATCGTGACCCTGCTGATCGTCTTCAGTGCGGTCTGGTTCGGTTTTTATGTGGCGAGGGGACTCACCGGCCCTATCGACAAGCTTGCCGAGGCAACACGACGGGTTGCCGACGGGTACCTTGATTTTGTCGTGGAGAAGGAATCCGGAGACGAGATGGGGACGCTGGTTGACTCTTTCAACCATATGACCCGCGACCTCCTGATCAGCAAGCGGCAGCTTGAAATGGTCAATCTTGCCCTGCAGGACAGTTATCTTGAACTTGAAACCCGACAGCAGTATACGGAAACGATTCTCCAGAATGTTGCGGCGGGAGTCATCTCCCTTGATGAATCCGGCAAGGTGACCACCATCAACCGTTTCGCCGAGGAACTGCTGAAGATAGAACGACACAAGTTCGTCGGCAAGGATTACCGGGCGCTGCTCCGGCCGGATCATCAGGAGATCATTCAAGGGCTGTTCAAGGAACTTGTCGCCTCGGGAAAAACCACGATCCAGCGACCCATCCGGATCAGTTTTGATGAAGAGACCTTCTCTCTGCGGGTCAATCTTACCCAGTTGAAGGATGAGAATAATCGGAACCTGGGAATCGTGCTGGTGTTCGACAATCTCACCGAACTTGAAAAAGCGCAGCGGATGGCGGCCTGGCGTGAGGTGGCGCGGCGTATCGCCCATGAAGTCAAGAATCCCCTGACCCCGATCCAGCTTTCGGCCCAGCGTCTTCGGAAAAGATATCTTGAGAAGCTCGCCGGTGAAGGGGACGTCTTTGACAGTTGCACCAGGACCATTGTCAATCAGGTTGATGAGCTGAAGAGACTGGTCAGCGAATTCTCAAGCTTTGCCAGGATGCCGGCGGTGCAGAAAAGCATGAATAATCTTCGGGAGATGGCCCGGGAAGTCTTTGTCTTCTATCAGGAGGCACACAAGGATATTGCTTTCGACTTCATTTGTCATTCCGAGCCGCCGGTGTTTTCCTTTGACCAGAAACAGTTGAAGAGGGCTCTGATCAACCTGATGGATAATGCGGTCGCGGCAGTTCCCCCTGCAGACGGCAGAATCGAAATTGAGATCAGTTATGACAGTAAGGACAACCATGCGTTTCTCTCGGTCGCCGATAATGGCAAGGGGGTTCCGGATGAGGACAAACTCCGCCTTTTTGAGCCCTATTTTTCCACCAAGAAGAGCGGCACCGGGCTTGGGCTTGCCATTTCCAGCACCATTGTTTCCGATCACGACGGGTATATCCGGGTCAGGGACAATGAGCCGGTGGGGTCCCGGTTTGTCATTGAATTGCCGGTGGTCAAAGGATGA
- a CDS encoding DUF4390 domain-containing protein — protein MKIYKYLTYPFVFFVTLALFAGELCAAGEARIKDVVVSNSSSDLLLYLEIDNAFRPDMEEGLLNGIPATFTFYVNLKEVRAGRTSEELVSLSFEHTLSYDTLKQQFVLEYSETGSSAVISDLSEAKTLMAGVNGLKVIPLAQLKRGGQYFLEVKARLQRKSLPFFIHYLVPFWSLRDYETDWHYVEFRN, from the coding sequence ATGAAAATTTATAAATATTTAACATATCCATTTGTCTTTTTTGTTACCCTCGCCCTCTTCGCAGGTGAGCTTTGCGCTGCCGGAGAAGCGCGGATAAAAGATGTCGTCGTCAGTAACTCCAGTTCCGATCTGCTTCTGTATCTTGAGATCGACAACGCTTTTCGGCCCGACATGGAGGAAGGACTGCTGAATGGCATTCCGGCAACGTTCACCTTTTATGTCAACCTCAAGGAGGTCCGGGCCGGGAGAACAAGCGAGGAGCTGGTTTCGCTCTCTTTCGAGCACACCCTCTCCTACGACACCCTGAAACAGCAGTTTGTGCTGGAATACTCGGAAACCGGTTCCAGCGCCGTGATCTCTGATCTCTCCGAAGCGAAAACCCTGATGGCCGGAGTGAACGGACTCAAAGTGATTCCTCTCGCGCAACTGAAACGGGGCGGACAATACTTTCTGGAAGTAAAGGCCCGCCTGCAGCGAAAGAGCCTGCCGTTTTTCATCCATTACCTTGTTCCCTTCTGGAGTCTGAGGGATTACGAAACAGACTGGCATTATGTTGAATTCAGAAACTGA
- the hflX gene encoding GTPase HflX, translated as MDPDSIVSPEVAREMAGLSRELGRQVAILVDRAGRVETVIVGDHRQILIPALAKARAGEGRLRGLRCIHTHLKQEDLTGDDFMDLLFLRLDLMAVIKVDGDGLPVELSAAHLVPSPVNGNNWQLLPPVHPGHQPNNFLALIGALEEEFSRFRPIREVEKGKDRAILVSVTTLNPALAAESISELEELARAADVIVLDRVIQRPKKMNPRLIMGKGKLGEIILKALTLNANLLIFDQELNPSQIRSITDHTEMRVIDRTQLILDIFARRALSREGRLQVEMAQLKYMLPRLGTRDDALSRLTGGIGARGPGETKLEIDRRRIQERLGKLADRLKQVSRERQQRRSKRRKRDLPVLSLVGYTNAGKSTLLNSLTSSKIVAEDKLFATLDPTSRRLRFPRDIEVIITDTVGFIKNLPDELLQSFKSTLEELQEADILVHVVDVSSPAFRQQLNVVEELLKELELDRIPCLTVFNKMDLIDGSEAAALARQYQAVLISAKDPSTFDGFLEAAQQMVVKRLV; from the coding sequence ATGGACCCGGACAGTATTGTCAGCCCGGAGGTCGCCAGGGAGATGGCGGGGTTGTCGCGAGAGCTTGGCCGTCAGGTCGCAATTCTGGTCGATCGGGCGGGCAGGGTGGAAACGGTCATCGTCGGCGATCACCGGCAGATCCTGATCCCCGCTCTTGCCAAGGCGCGGGCCGGAGAGGGGAGATTGCGCGGGTTGCGTTGTATCCATACTCACCTGAAGCAGGAAGATCTTACCGGGGATGATTTTATGGATCTTCTCTTTCTCAGGCTCGATCTGATGGCCGTCATCAAGGTTGATGGTGACGGTCTGCCGGTTGAGCTTTCTGCCGCACATCTTGTGCCCTCGCCGGTCAACGGCAATAACTGGCAGCTTCTGCCGCCGGTCCATCCCGGGCATCAGCCGAATAATTTTCTGGCGCTGATCGGCGCTCTTGAGGAGGAGTTTTCCCGTTTCAGGCCGATCAGGGAAGTGGAGAAGGGCAAGGATCGGGCGATTCTGGTCAGTGTCACGACTCTCAATCCTGCGCTGGCAGCCGAGTCGATCAGCGAGCTTGAGGAATTGGCCCGGGCTGCGGATGTGATCGTTCTCGACCGGGTCATTCAGCGGCCGAAAAAGATGAATCCACGGCTGATCATGGGCAAGGGGAAACTTGGGGAGATTATTTTGAAGGCCCTGACCCTGAACGCGAATCTCCTGATCTTCGATCAGGAACTGAACCCCTCGCAGATCCGTTCCATCACCGATCATACCGAGATGCGGGTCATCGACCGGACCCAGTTGATCCTGGATATTTTCGCCAGGCGCGCCTTGAGCCGGGAAGGGCGGCTCCAGGTCGAGATGGCGCAGCTGAAATACATGCTTCCCCGCCTGGGGACGCGTGATGACGCGCTGTCCAGGCTCACCGGTGGCATCGGGGCCAGAGGGCCGGGCGAAACCAAACTCGAAATCGATCGGCGGCGGATTCAGGAGCGGCTGGGAAAACTTGCCGACCGACTGAAACAGGTCAGCCGGGAGCGCCAGCAGAGGCGTTCCAAACGACGGAAGCGGGATCTGCCGGTCCTTTCTCTGGTGGGCTATACCAATGCCGGTAAATCGACTCTCTTGAACTCGCTCACCAGCAGCAAGATCGTCGCCGAAGACAAACTGTTTGCCACCCTCGATCCCACCAGCCGCAGGCTTCGGTTCCCCAGGGATATTGAGGTTATCATCACCGACACCGTAGGTTTTATTAAAAATCTGCCGGATGAATTGCTCCAGTCCTTCAAGTCCACCCTTGAGGAATTGCAGGAGGCGGATATTCTGGTCCATGTGGTTGATGTGAGCAGCCCCGCATTCCGTCAGCAGTTAAATGTCGTAGAAGAATTGCTGAAAGAGCTGGAACTTGATAGAATCCCCTGTCTTACCGTGTTCAACAAGATGGACCTGATTGACGGATCCGAAGCGGCCGCTCTGGCCCGTCAGTATCAGGCGGTCCTGATCAGCGCCAAAGATCCTTCGACCTTTGACGGATTCCTTGAAGCGGCGCAGCAGATGGTGGTGAAAAGGCTGGTCTGA
- a CDS encoding DUF86 domain-containing protein: MSRQAAQLSYIRECIEKIESYTRDLDYSGFCETPLIQDAVLRNLQIMTESTQRLSESFRKNHPDVEWRKISGLRNILVHDYLGIDLETVWNILAGDLQDLKKVLPAP, translated from the coding sequence ATGAGCAGACAAGCTGCTCAACTCAGCTATATCCGGGAATGTATAGAAAAAATAGAAAGTTATACCCGTGATCTCGACTATTCCGGGTTCTGCGAAACGCCGTTGATTCAGGACGCGGTTTTGAGAAACCTGCAGATAATGACCGAGTCCACGCAAAGGCTTTCAGAGAGTTTCAGAAAAAATCATCCGGATGTCGAATGGCGGAAAATTTCCGGCCTGCGCAATATTCTGGTGCATGATTATCTGGGAATTGATCTTGAGACTGTCTGGAATATCCTGGCCGGTGATCTTCAGGATTTGAAGAAAGTTCTGCCGGCGCCCTGA
- a CDS encoding nucleotidyltransferase family protein, translated as MGFRETIRSKRGEIIAISKHYGAGNVRLFGSVARGVENKDSDVDFLVELEKGRSLFDLGGLAFDLQELLGRRVDVVTEKGLHWYIKDRILAEAEPI; from the coding sequence GTGGGTTTCAGGGAAACGATCAGGAGTAAGCGCGGCGAGATCATTGCAATCTCGAAACATTATGGCGCGGGCAATGTCCGCCTCTTCGGTTCCGTGGCTCGTGGTGTGGAGAACAAGGACAGCGATGTTGATTTTCTGGTTGAGCTGGAAAAGGGACGCAGCCTGTTTGACCTCGGGGGGCTGGCCTTTGATCTGCAGGAATTGCTGGGTAGAAGGGTTGATGTGGTCACTGAAAAGGGGTTGCACTGGTATATAAAAGATAGAATCCTGGCGGAGGCGGAGCCGATATGA